Part of the Acidimicrobiia bacterium genome is shown below.
CGTCCTCGAGGACGGGCAGCGGCGCCTCGTGGCGGCGCTCGAGCGTCGGATGGCGAGGGCGACGACCGGCGCCGGCGAGGTGCAGGCGTGGGTCGAAGGGCTACTCGAGCAGGCCCGCAACCCCGAGGCCGCCGCCAACACGAGGCCGTTCGCGGTGAACGGGGCCCGGCTCACCGAGCGCTACCCGGAGGCGACCGCGAGCCAGCGCGAGCGCGTCGTGGCGCCCCTGCGCGACGCCGTCGCCGCCGCCGGCGGCGACGCCCGCCGCGACGCCGACGCCATCTACCACCTCGCCATGGGCCGCACCGAGGACGCGATCGTCCGGCGCGAGCCGCCGAGCCGCGAGGACGTGGCCCACCTCGTCGCCTTCGCGCTGCGGGCGATCGGAGCCCCGGCGTCATGAGCGAGCGCGAGGTGCTCCTCACCGGCATCGGCGGCCAGGGCGTGCAGCTGGCGGCCCAGGTCCTCGCCCGGGCCGCCGTGCTCGAGGACCGCCACGTCCTCCTCTTCGGTGTCTACGGCGGCGCCATGCGGGGCATGAACACCGACGCCACCGTGGTCGTGGGCGAGGGGCCGGTCGAGGCGCCCCCCCTGCTCTCCCGGGCCTGGTCGGCGATCGCGATGCACGACCGCTTCTGGGCTCCCGTCGCGCCGAAGCTCGTCGACGGCGGGCTGGTGGTGCTGAACGACGCCACGTTCAGCGCGCCGCTCGGCGAGGGCCGCTACGCCGTGCACCGGGTCCGCGCCGCCGAGCTCGCGGCGGCCGCCGGCAACGAGCTCGCGGCCTCGATGGTGATCCTCGGCGCCTACGTCGGGCTCACCGGGCTCGTCGGCTTCGACGCCGTGGTCGCCGGCATGCGCCAGTCCGTGCCCCCCTACCGGCGGCAGCACGTGGAGGTGAACGAGCGGGCCTTGCGGGCCGGCTTCGACGCCGTCGAGCCGCTGGCGGTGCCGGCCTGGTCGGCGGAGCGCACCCCGGCATGACGACGATCACGAGCCGGGGCACGATCCGCATCGACACCGAGGCCTGCAAGGGCTGCGAGCTCTGCATCACCGCCTGCCCGCCCCGCGTGCTGAGCATGTCCGAGCCCGTGAACCGGGCCGGGTTCCACTACCCGCTCCTCGAGCCCGGCTGCACCGGCTGCGCGGCCTGCCTGTTCGTGTGCCCCGACTTCTGCTTCGAGGTGTACCGCTTCGCGCAGCCGGTGCTGAGCGAGGTCGACGCGTGACGACGATCGCCGTGCGCAGCGCCGACCGGCGCCTCATGGAGGGCAGCGAGGCCATCGCGCTGGCGGCGATCGCGGCGGGCTGCCGCTTCT
Proteins encoded:
- a CDS encoding TetR/AcrR family transcriptional regulator → MQNVVPVERAVAARTLEERATAYADEVRRLVDAAYGVMRRTGSLDPRVSDIVRAAGLSNQAFYRHFRGKDELLLAVLEDGQRRLVAALERRMARATTGAGEVQAWVEGLLEQARNPEAAANTRPFAVNGARLTERYPEATASQRERVVAPLRDAVAAAGGDARRDADAIYHLAMGRTEDAIVRREPPSREDVAHLVAFALRAIGAPAS
- a CDS encoding 2-oxoacid:acceptor oxidoreductase family protein; the protein is MSEREVLLTGIGGQGVQLAAQVLARAAVLEDRHVLLFGVYGGAMRGMNTDATVVVGEGPVEAPPLLSRAWSAIAMHDRFWAPVAPKLVDGGLVVLNDATFSAPLGEGRYAVHRVRAAELAAAAGNELAASMVILGAYVGLTGLVGFDAVVAGMRQSVPPYRRQHVEVNERALRAGFDAVEPLAVPAWSAERTPA
- a CDS encoding 4Fe-4S dicluster domain-containing protein encodes the protein MTTITSRGTIRIDTEACKGCELCITACPPRVLSMSEPVNRAGFHYPLLEPGCTGCAACLFVCPDFCFEVYRFAQPVLSEVDA